The Macadamia integrifolia cultivar HAES 741 chromosome 3, SCU_Mint_v3, whole genome shotgun sequence genome segment TAAAATGTTGTAGGAGCCAGGAGGGGAAAGATATTCTGTTTAAGATTTTATGTGAGACAAGTAATATAGAAGGAAATGTAGTTGATTGTCTCTAAGCATGTTTCTTCAGGTGTATGCAGCTTCTTGTTCTGATTAATTCATTGGTTTTCCTTGCCTGGACTACGACATACTCAGTTTTTTATTGCAGAAGATTGTGCTTCATCTGCTTGTTTTCCTATGTGTGAGTGATTGTCATGGGGGAGCCTTCTTTTGCCATATttgataaatattattttttcaatgtaaaatttattttacaacAAAGGAATTTGATTGCAAAGTAAGGCTTATCTAACTTTATAGGTAAGGCATAGGataggaaaggaaaggaagaagctATACTTCCTTTTTCGGAATGTATGGGCAAATATCTCAGTCCACCTTTTGAAACGAAATGATTGATCAATTCATCATAACTATTTGATCTATTGCATTCTTTAGAAAATATTGCTGATAGTGACCTGGTCTTATCCTACAAGTACCAACCTTGTGAATCTGCTTATAAGTTGTGAAATAAAAGTTGAATGTATTCAGATGATCATGGTTTCTTCTTATGTTGCCTTTGATGAACTTATGATGCATGTAGTTTTTCCTTTAGCAACATTGTGCTCTTGTTTCATGGTAGTCTCATTATTGCTTTGTCTGAAGCCTTGATTGTAGGTGATATTGTGGAGCAACATTGTTTTCAAAAGCATTTAGGCCATACTATATATCCTTCTACTTGTTTGCGGTGCCCTGGGGTACTGATATTTCTTCACCGGACTTGAAAAGAACCCCCTTCATTTAGCCCTTCTGAATTAACTTTCTCATGAATATATTGTGTACctctatgaaaagaaaaaaatgctaagATACATCTATTGCTTCAGGATGGCAAGTTCTCTTGAGGATTTCTCTCAATTTGGTATCTCCAAAGAGGTTTTTACTGTAACCCATTTTCATTCGTTGATATCCTGTGCCTGAAGattccatgtgtttgtgatttCTGAAATTTCATGCTACAGGAAAAAGATAAGCTTGTTGCAGAAGTAATACGCTATGTCCTCTTCAAAAATTTCCAGAGCTCAGGATGCCCAATCAAAAGGGATGAACTTACTCAACTTGTAACTAAAAACTATCGTCAGCGGGGTCTTCCTTCACTGGTTATAAATGAGGCAAGAGAGAAGCTCTCAAGCATCTTTGGTTATGAAATGAAGGAACTCCAACGTGCTCGTCCATCCACAAATCAGGGTCCCTCTTCTCAACAGAGTGAGAAACTTTTGCCCCTTTTTAATCCAGAAGAATATACTTTAGTTTGTTATGTCTCCTATGAAGGCGATACTTTATGTGTAATCATCCAGTGACCCTACTCATCCACGACTGATCCAAGTCGCTGAGTTTATAGATTACCTCTTGGATAGTCATGAACTCAGGACCCACCTTACCTGACTCTTCATAATTAAAAACTAGTAAAACTCAGTTAAAATGCCCCCACACCACctcccaccccccaaaaaaaaaaaaaaaaaatttNNNNNNNNNNNNNNNNNNNNNNNNNNNNNNNNNNNNNNNNNNNNNNNNNNNNNNNNNNNNNNNNNNNNNNNNNNNNNNNNNNNNNNNNNNNNNNNNNNNNNNNNNNNNNNNNNNNNNNNNNNNNNNNNNNNNNNNNNNNNNNNNNNNNNNNNNNNNNNNNNNNNNNNNNNNNNNNNNNNNNNNNNNNNNNNNNNNNNNNNNNNNNNNNNNNNNNNNNNNNNNNNNNNNNNNNNNNNNNNNNNNNNNNNNNNNNNNNNNNNNNNNNNNNNNNNNNNNNNNNNNNNNNNNNNNNNNNNNNNNNNNNNNNNNNNNNNNNNNNNNNNNNNNNNNNNNNNNNNNNNNNNNNNNNNNNNNNNNNNNNNNNNNNNNNNNNNNNNNNNNNNNNNNNNNNNNNNNNNNNNNNNNNNNNNNNNNNNNNNNNNNNNNNNNNNNNNNNNNNNNNNNNNNNNNNNNNNNNNNNNNNNNNNNNNNNNNNNNNNNNNNNNNNNNNNNNNNNNNNNNNNNNNNNNNNNNNNNNNNNNNNNNNNNNNNNNNNNNNNNNNNNNNNNNNNNNNNNNNNNNNNNNNNNNNNNNNNNNNNNNNNNNNNNNNNNNNNNNNNNNNNNNNNNNNNNNNNNNNNNNNNNNNNNNNNNNNNNNNNNNNNNNNNNNNNNNNNNNNNNNNNNNNNNNNNNNNNNNNNNNNNNNNNNNNggggggggggggggggggaaggtgttgtgtgttgatatacattggtGTAGCCCTCTTAACAGCTCGAACTTTTGGAGTAAGCGGTTGTTACAGTATGTTCCTTTAAAGGGAATATAAACTTTCATCTCATAATCCATAATAATCTTCCATCAAAGGTATTTCAATACCAGTGGCACAAATACCTGCTGGGGTAGGATGGGCCATTTGAATTACTCATGCAATTCAATGAATTCGAGAACTGGGTAATTGTAAATGATAAGAGATTTCTGTTggatatacacacacacacacacgcacacacacacacacacgcacacgcacacacacacacgcacacacacacacacacacacacacacacacacacatatatatatatatgtacacacAAAAAGATGCATCATTGATGGATTCTTTATCCAGTTGATATGGCTATTTGCATAGAAGATCTAGGCAGGATCTGTAAAAATATTAGGTCCTGCAACATCTGTCTTTAAGTTATTTGTACATTAATGTCATTGTTAAGCTGTAGCTGCATTCTACAATATGGGGAAGTTAGATTTCCAGCATTTGAGTCGATTGACAGTGTCATAAATGCTAGTTAAGCATCTTTTTTCCAGAATTCTTGCTGCTTTGTATTGGGGATGAAATTCCAGAAACGGTAGGTCAATTATTTCTTGTACTCATTAGAAAAGGTCAGTTATTCAGGACCAGAACAGAAACTGATTACATCTGTGTGAAAATATAATACTTATACGGAACGGCCTTGACCTAGAGTGAAATCTGCCTAGAATTATCAATGTTTTTTATTCACTTTGACAGGAGATGTGCCTTGCTTTAACTTTTATTAATGGGTTGGACAATGAGCTTACAATCAAATTATATAGCATCTTAGCTCTAATTTACACTAAACtttaattgattttgaaatGGTAATATGTTAGTACAGGGAAGTCTTAGAATAGATTCAAGGTAGCCCAGACCATCCAGGCAGTGGGTCCCACCAGGATTGATTGTCTTTTTGTACATGGTATGCTGTcaaaggggagaggggggacAAGTGAAAGGAGTAGTGTCATTTCTTGAAGACTATATGAAGATGTGAAGATAATTGATATGATGCGGTTATTAGACTCCTCTTTATTTTTTcgttttcttcatttttttccaaCTTTAAATAGAAATAATGTTTAAAAATGTGATGGCAGATCATGAAGAAAGATGATGCCTCTGAAGAAATTGACTGACACCATCATTTACCTAAATGTAAGTTACAAAATTCTTTCGAGTGTATAACTTGTTACTGCTTAACCGTGATCACTGGAAAATATAGTTTTTCAAATGGTCCTGTTCTCTAAAATTCTCATTCTCTGTTCAGGTCATTCAGAACTGTTCATGGCCAATTTTCCAGGATGATGGTGAGAATCCTGTGTTTTAACGAGACCTAGTAGGAATTTCTTCATCGTGGAGAGAACCTTGTACAACTTGTACCCACCCTGGGCTTGTTTTTAAgagccttttattttcttagctgTATTGGAAGACATATTCGAGCAAGTTTCTTATTAGCTATAATCATAGTTGCATCAACTGCCAGTTTCCATGATTGAAATGAGATTCTTGCAACCCACTTCAGTTTATTTGGttatagtttgaaacttaacaGAGCTGAAATAAAGTTATTTCGGCCAAAGGGTAGAGGCATGTGTGATATTGTATGCAATAAGGATATAATATTGTAGGTCTGATTAAttaatggaagaaaagaaaattaagtttcACTTAATTCAATTACATGATCTAACAGCACCTTATATTCTGTCAAAAATGAGCTGTGAATCTGTTTGTATGCCAACCAAGCAAAGCATATACTTGTCTTAGTTTTCCTCATCTCAGCCATTTGTCCAATCCTATTATGAAGAACACTTGACTAGCAAAGGTAATTCAGATGGGAAGGGACGGTTACTGCATTAATAgttgtatctgcatcaattgGACTAACCCTGAACAGTTCTCATAACTCAGGCTGCTCTCACTTGAAGCAACACAGGTCTTAGATAACCTTCATGGTGATGTTCTGTGGCACTTGAGACCAAATCTGATTCTTAACAGTATGAACAGATGTGTCTCAAGGTGGTGAATCTGAGGGATTATATTGCTTCCATTGTTATGTTTAGTGGGAACCTGACAGGCTACTTTGGTGGAAGGCTCAACAAAAGGCTCCTTCATAGAAGAAATTGTTTTTACGCTGAACCAGAGATTATTTCAGATCCGTGTTTTAATACGATTGAGcaggattttttaaattatctgATGACATAAGAAACTAAtccttcaatttattttttgaaatttgcaTGGCCACCAATGAATTTAACCTTGGCTGGTCATTCTTGTACAACCCAAGTTTTCCCAGTTTTACTTGCAGGACTGCACGTAATAAATTTAGTTGGCTTGACAACAATACTTCTCTCTTGAGCTAAGAAGAGAATCGTAACTTGAAAGAGTATTCATAATTTGAGGGTGTattaaggcaccatttgacagCGTTCTGTTTTTGCCCTttttgcgttttcttgttcccaaaaacagagaaacaacctaaaaagtgtttgataaagttgtttcgtttcacttgtttcaagaaacataaatcaaaatttatgcttctttacaattctagaaatgactttaatgaaacaagtcggacttgtttcgtcatttttataaacgaatttgagaggaaacAAAAATgttgataaatctctcaactatttaaacctaaaaagaggccgTCGAaccttctctcccttttgggcatctgatgatactattgggttttttagtagcataatgtttacaaaaaaacgtttcgaaaaacaagtttatcaaacactaaaaaatccaattttgtttccagaaatgtgAAAATctgtttttgctgtttctagacaggaacaaaacagcagaaacattatcaaacagtgcctaagAAACTACTTCACAGCTGTCATTGCTAAAGAGGTGCAATGTCTTATGGAGGTGAATTGTTCTCTTGTTCCTGAGttcattgattttattttttgatcacCAGTCACTACAGCTAATGTAATTCATTCTTTTGGATGTGCTCCTTTGAAGTGCATTAATATTCATTCAATTGATTCTTCGCCACAAGCAGTAGACAGGGAAAACAGATTTCTGTATTGGTAATTTGAAAGGATCTCATTTTCATGTCACAGCATTGAATCTGCCAAATAAATGGTAAGCTTGCTGTGAAGAATGATCCTGAATTTCCCAGAGTCAAGACTCGAGAGAAAGCAAAGAGCTTCCATGTATACTAATAAATGTAACCAGATTTATATCAACAAATGTTAGAAACTGAGTCACTACAGCTGCTATAGATACATGGCATTCCCCAGGGTAAGGAGGATCAAGACCAACTACCAACCCCAATTGAAATTTAAACCCCAAAAGGGTCTCTAAACTTCCACCCTGGAGCAAGATAACCTCAGCAACATTGCAAATATGGTAGACCAAACCCATCCGTATGAACCTTGACCATTTTGTTCTACTGCCAGAAGTCACGGGATCCTCGTCACCTTTCGTTTCCAGAGTACCCCCTGCTAGAGCTTGCATCACCAATAGAAACTGAGGCTAGCGACTTGGAAGCCCACACCCTGGCATTCATTGCTCCTCCCTGTAAATTGCTTCTCTTGCAAGGTTCCTTCAGCACATTAAATACCTGCACCGCTTGATTAAGGTAAGCAAGAGGAGGCTTCCATAAGCAAATCAAatttgtgttgtggatgtgccTTCTCCAGATGTACTGAGCACATGCCAACAGTGTAGGATATAGGAAATATAGAAACCTCAGAAGCACAAACGTTGTAGCCAGTGCCAAATAACTTTCCTGCCGAAGCATGTTCTCTGGAGATCTAGCCCATGAGAATGGGCAGCTTTCCTGCTCAGAATATTCGACTTCAGCGAGATTTGATGGGTTCCCTCTTTTCCCCGTGGACATTTTATGTACTGACACAGGCTTAGTGCCTACACAACCACATCAATGGTGAGGATTAACATCAAACTATAAAATGCATGTGAAAGCAGCTGACATTCTTAAAATTTGCAAATCCTATCTGCTTCTCTACAAGGTCTACTTTTTCCTTCAGATTGGGCCAAGCCTGTGGTTTGTTTAAGTAGGTTGGGCCAGGTTTGGTTGATCTTTTAGAGTTATCTCCAAGAAGGATCATCGCTCCCTTCATACACCTTGCTGCCAAGAGAAAAAGAGTTCCTACGAAGTAACTTTCAAACATGATAAGCATTTCCACTACACAAGTTGGACAATTAATGGAAATTAGTAAAGGAGTACCAACTTCTGCCTGTAATCTAAACTGTTCAAACTGCGAATGGTTGGGACCATAGAGAGTGTGAACCTAACTTAATCTACAAATCAAACAGCCGGTCAAAACCCAAGCCCATCTTGGCTAAATTCTCAAACCCTAGCTGAGTTGGTTGGTAAGCTTGGTTTAGAATCTGTCATTAGACCGAGGTTTGCAGTGGTGTGGTTTAGGCAGTCCTTTTTCCCCTCTAATGCTAGCCTGACCTTTGGCACAACCATACCTACCCACCCAAGATGTTCAGCTTGGGAGTTTGGGTTCATGGTGAACCTCGATCCATAGagcaacaagataaaaaaaagattaatacCGTTTATAGAATTCCAGTAGTGTTGAACATCAGAAGCAACTGCCATTTTCataaacaagaaaatagaacaGATGGGGTACTTATAGAGAAGCATCTCTCTTCAATAAGTGAGAGGTTGTCCCCTAATTTATTTTATCCTAAATCAACTTTCATGATGTTGATAAAGCCTTGGCAAAAGCACACCACAGAatccaattttaatttcaatagcTGACATGCAGAGAATgacaagcatttttttttttttttggtttaaatcaCAAATAGTTTGCTACTTGACCATAGAGGACAGGGAAAAATTACTTAATCTGTGGAAGGGAAGAAGATAttccacccaaaaataaaagaaaaaaaaaatgtccaagATAAAGGCGTACCTGTAACATCAGTGTAGAAAGCAACAAAAGAACTGAGGGTCCTTGAGCCATGGTAACGCACCCGCATAGTGGAATTTAGAAGGAAAAGAGTTGGGAATCCATGAACTCCGTACCTTGATAGTATGCTGCAATAGTTAACTTTGGGGATCAAAATTTTTGCAAGGAAAATCCATgaatttaaaatctcaaaatagGGGTTActgtataaatatatatatatatatatatattttttttttctttcaaacctAGGTCTGATTGCAGATTCTTCCACGGCAAAGTGGCGGATGGAAGGATATAAGGATGACAGAACATTGAAGGCCGGCCTACAAGTTCTTGAGAATGGGCACCAAGACGCATAGAATAGCACGGACACATAATCATGACTGTTTCTGTGAACAAGATTCAGTGCCTTCTGTAATGAAATCTCATCCCCcttcacaaaagaaaaattaattgcACATCAGCACTATAAAAATGTAAATGACAAAGAAGTTGAAGGCcaaacaataaatcaataatgcCATTAATTAAGAGAACTCGCCATTTGTAAATGTTAGTTAACACTAAGGATGCCAGCATCAGCATTGTATATTGACACAGATTGGTCAGTCAATATCAACAGGTTGTTGCCCAACATCTTGGAAAAAGTGTGTACATTTTTGTAATCTTACATGACTTCCAGAAATGTTGTACTCAAAGAAATCCTCAAGGAAAATTAAAGCAGAACTTTGTCTATGTTTGTCCCCCCACCCCCGGAAGAAAAAAGTCAGCAACAACAAAATTTTCACCAGTGTACCTCGTTTTTtactcaaaaaaagaaaaagaaaaagaaggaacaaaTTTCACTGTAGACAAAAAAGTATATCCCCTTTCCAGAAGAAATCATTCTTCAAGCAAGGAAAACCAATGGAAAGCAACAGATTCCTTGAAACTTCTTTAATGACCAAAGAattctgatgtagataagtcacttaatgggcttattttattgcaaataagccttaggttgagTTATGTATGCGTTGGGCCTTGgttcccatgggttttctttgtaatgggccactttaatggacctaaaatatgggtagaaagtaggaaaacgagatttaattcattagcttagatagagtcctgttttgagtctatttcctttcttatttcagttttagtcagATTAGGTTTCTCTATTAGTGAATGATTAGTtaattagtcctactccatgttggagttctagtcctaaTCCTAtgtggagtccaactcctattagtTAGGTTATGATTGCTAGTCTACCCTCTTTATGTAGAGGAACTAATGTACTCTAATTAGATAGATTtgaaaaaagatgaattgagttttgaatgtttgagagcctgagggctgtgtgattcttcttctcccccccNNNNNNNNNNNNNNNNNNNNccccccccccccctttgctTTAtgcgatctctctcttctcctctattaTGAATCTGATCAAGAGGCTACTGTTAAGGGTTGTTTAGAAGGCACGAGAGGATTACTCAATCCTCTTCTTGAAGCTGTTCAGATCACCCAGTTGCTGTTCTTGTAGAAATcttcagattctctctcctaggtctgaaaatcaagaaggtaAATATCTCATCAACCATCCGTCAAAAGTATCtcaattttttaggtttttgtacacTCCCTAGGGGCtacctacgcccaagagtgcagctcaattggaatCCTACGGatctggccgcacctctctctctccagccatATTGcagacctttctctctcctatcgggttgggttttggattaGTTTTGCTCTTGCATtgctattgtatccttgggggcttatttgatggtcttattcccttgtttcCTGGCCCTATTTGACTTGTTTGGGGTTTATAAATTGTGACGGTTAGTTTATTGTAATCTTCTCCTACATTAAGTAGAATCAGAGCCTAACCATAGATGGTTCCAAAAGTTCGTTACTTTGttggacaaagggatacattctACATACTTGATTAGCTAAATTCTCCGAAGGAATATTTTGACGACTATAACTTGACAAAGACACGAAAGCTTCAATTTGTTTGCTTCCGGTTGATTGGTTGTGCTAGAGAATGGTGGAGAGCCCATGAAAAGTGACTCcgagttcgaggacatgagcctaggactcaggaagagatgaagtacgaaTTAGCGACACAATACCTCCCTGCATATATCCAAAGAAAGCTCTTCTCTTCATAGGATTCCCATCAGAATTCATCTACAAGCCCCCAAAAGCCACCCGCAGGTGACAAAAGCATGAAGGAATTGTTTGACCATGTGACCATTATGTAGCAATAAATTATAAAGGAGCAACAACAGAAGACCCCTCCAACC includes the following:
- the LOC122073641 gene encoding 5'-adenylylsulfate reductase-like 4, which translates into the protein MATRLWLTGILLVLVFRSVTCAEIQPLKVPSSSSSAVCPLASVVESILQFPDLCWDPNWLSNGAFGGNFVSVMEGDEISLQKALNLVHRNSHDYVSVLFYASWCPFSRTCRPAFNVLSSLYPSIRHFAVEESAIRPSILSRYGVHGFPTLFLLNSTMRVRYHGSRTLSSFVAFYTDVTGTKPVSVHKMSTGKRGNPSNLAEVEYSEQESCPFSWARSPENMLRQESYLALATTFVLLRFLYFLYPTLLACAQYIWRRHIHNTNLICLWKPPLAYLNQAVQVFNVLKEPCKRSNLQGGAMNARVWASKSLASVSIGDASSSRGYSGNER